Proteins found in one Paenalkalicoccus suaedae genomic segment:
- a CDS encoding VirB4 family type IV secretion system protein — MEKIIKDLDFVYATQPMGGISFKDEFFNRTGDGYVACLHVYRYPENFTPYWLNKLTSIHNTIVTIDTYTQKDINYTDKVKSSTNEMKSRIRNAANETDADVAREELQTLRELGLAITKGGEVIKQIHVRIFLHGATQSELEKRISEVQKSIDSDGFKSKVFLDENKEEWQSLFLDYETQLTMPNKRIGNDMPAEAIGLGFAYDQTSLSDPTGVYYGYTSTRGTVYWDLFHKTTKRLYYNMFVAGDMGSGKSTLLKKILRDNASKGNFIRGFDKSGEFQSVTADMGGITIDLDGSNGRINLMQIFPSVTKKIGDKVVIDESASFRQHVSKLNSCYRIKNPKSDDNVLVQFDELVYGFYEKHNFWGEDARSNITQLPPEEYPLLSDFQAYCEERYHAEKDPNFKSRIGDIAMSIKNLVTQFGEIFDGITTIPDMVNEQIVFYDIGNLSQLSDQVKDIQIFNALSQIWGTMMNIGRKEKEAYDKGKIHWFDITRFLIILDECHNLLELKKAHTANFFVTLMSEARKFFGGLVLATQRIERMFPNTNTSDPDMAIAANKLREIFGLTQYKALFKQDQTSMKLIKNLFEDQMTDNEYALLPKFETGDCILSIAGDRNLVMHVEATQEELELFEGGA, encoded by the coding sequence ATGGAAAAAATTATTAAGGATTTAGATTTTGTGTATGCCACCCAACCAATGGGTGGCATTTCTTTTAAGGATGAATTTTTTAATCGTACAGGTGATGGATATGTTGCTTGTCTCCATGTATACCGTTATCCGGAAAATTTCACACCATACTGGTTAAACAAATTAACTAGTATTCATAACACAATTGTTACTATTGATACCTATACACAAAAAGACATCAATTATACTGATAAGGTAAAAAGCTCGACTAATGAAATGAAATCGAGGATACGTAATGCAGCTAATGAAACAGATGCAGATGTAGCTCGTGAAGAATTGCAGACTTTAAGAGAACTCGGGTTGGCTATTACCAAAGGTGGAGAAGTAATTAAACAGATTCACGTCCGGATCTTTTTGCATGGTGCCACACAATCGGAATTAGAAAAACGTATATCTGAAGTTCAAAAGAGTATTGACAGTGATGGTTTTAAAAGTAAAGTGTTTCTTGATGAAAATAAAGAAGAATGGCAATCCTTATTTCTTGATTATGAAACTCAATTAACCATGCCAAACAAAAGAATAGGAAATGATATGCCTGCTGAGGCCATTGGTTTAGGTTTTGCTTATGATCAAACCAGTCTAAGTGATCCAACAGGTGTTTATTATGGTTATACATCAACGAGAGGAACAGTTTATTGGGATTTGTTCCATAAGACAACTAAAAGGCTATATTATAACATGTTTGTGGCAGGGGATATGGGATCAGGTAAGTCAACACTTCTAAAAAAGATCCTAAGAGATAATGCTTCAAAAGGTAACTTTATTCGGGGCTTTGATAAATCAGGTGAATTTCAATCCGTTACGGCTGATATGGGCGGAATTACTATTGATTTGGATGGGAGCAACGGCCGTATAAATTTAATGCAGATATTCCCGTCTGTGACAAAGAAAATAGGGGACAAAGTCGTAATAGACGAAAGTGCTTCTTTTAGGCAGCATGTTTCAAAATTAAATTCGTGTTACCGAATTAAAAACCCTAAATCCGATGATAATGTTTTAGTTCAATTTGATGAATTAGTATATGGATTTTACGAGAAGCATAACTTTTGGGGAGAAGATGCACGCTCCAATATCACTCAATTACCTCCTGAAGAATATCCATTATTATCTGATTTTCAAGCATATTGTGAAGAAAGATATCATGCAGAAAAAGATCCAAATTTCAAGTCCAGAATTGGCGACATAGCTATGTCAATAAAGAACCTTGTTACTCAATTTGGAGAGATATTTGATGGTATTACTACTATTCCGGATATGGTGAATGAACAGATCGTATTTTACGACATCGGAAACCTGTCACAGCTGAGCGATCAAGTAAAGGATATCCAAATATTTAATGCGCTCAGTCAAATTTGGGGTACGATGATGAATATTGGAAGAAAAGAAAAAGAAGCTTATGATAAAGGTAAAATACATTGGTTCGATATTACGAGATTCCTTATTATACTTGATGAGTGTCACAATTTGTTGGAATTGAAAAAAGCTCACACCGCGAACTTTTTTGTTACTCTTATGTCTGAAGCACGTAAGTTCTTTGGTGGTCTGGTATTGGCTACACAGCGTATTGAACGGATGTTTCCGAATACCAATACTTCTGATCCAGATATGGCTATAGCAGCAAATAAACTTCGTGAAATATTTGGGTTAACTCAGTATAAAGCTCTGTTCAAACAAGATCAGACTTCAATGAAATTAATTAAGAATTTATTTGAAGACCAAATGACAGACAATGAGTATGCTCTGCTGCCTAAATTTGAAACTGGTGATTGTATTCTTTCGATAGCTGGGGATCGTAATTTAGTTATGCATGTAGAGGCTACCCAAGAGGAACTTGAACTGTTTGAAGGTGGGGCTTAA
- a CDS encoding bifunctional lytic transglycosylase/C40 family peptidase translates to MNNGASAAKEAVKYLIKKQLQKRALLFFLCSWAGLITIVVCVVIVCAIGIISGLSGSDSGGGGGESAINIAPEVEQYRAVVEKECKANDIPDLVDLILALIMQESGGKSLDVMQASESKGLPPNSITDPHESIKVGVANFASVYKAAKAAKKNVKETALQGYNFGSGYINWAIKKSGGWTKENAADFARIHSNGQQRPNGTWMYGDQLYVEHVMRYLKPNNGENGGEVEVIKGGNKVIEKAIKEGSAYIGRSTYVMGGGRNQSDILKGIFDCSSFVHYAFNKAGLSLGNLASTTTDTLVVRGKKVKYSNIKRGDLVFFDTYKVNGHVGIYLGNGEFLNCQNSYGVSVAKMSNSYWKSHFNGVVVRITE, encoded by the coding sequence ATGAATAACGGGGCATCTGCCGCCAAAGAAGCAGTGAAATACTTAATTAAGAAACAATTACAGAAGCGCGCGCTTCTGTTTTTTTTATGCTCTTGGGCCGGTTTAATTACGATTGTAGTATGTGTAGTTATTGTCTGTGCGATAGGGATAATTTCTGGCCTATCAGGTTCAGATTCGGGCGGAGGCGGCGGAGAATCTGCGATAAACATTGCGCCAGAAGTTGAACAGTATAGGGCAGTTGTAGAAAAAGAATGTAAAGCGAATGACATACCAGATTTAGTTGATTTAATACTAGCACTGATCATGCAAGAGTCTGGTGGGAAGTCATTAGATGTAATGCAAGCAAGTGAATCAAAAGGGCTGCCTCCCAACTCAATTACCGATCCTCATGAATCAATCAAAGTAGGTGTTGCAAACTTTGCTTCAGTATATAAAGCAGCCAAAGCAGCTAAAAAAAATGTCAAAGAAACGGCGCTGCAAGGCTATAACTTTGGAAGTGGATATATCAATTGGGCGATAAAGAAAAGTGGAGGTTGGACAAAAGAAAACGCTGCTGATTTTGCTCGAATTCACAGTAACGGACAGCAGCGCCCAAACGGAACTTGGATGTATGGTGATCAGCTGTATGTAGAGCACGTTATGAGGTACCTAAAGCCGAATAACGGTGAAAATGGTGGAGAAGTTGAGGTAATAAAGGGTGGAAACAAAGTTATTGAGAAAGCAATAAAAGAAGGCTCGGCTTATATAGGAAGGTCCACTTATGTAATGGGTGGGGGGAGAAATCAAAGTGACATTTTAAAGGGGATCTTCGACTGTAGCAGCTTTGTACATTATGCGTTTAACAAGGCAGGTTTATCCCTTGGAAACTTAGCCTCTACAACAACAGATACGCTTGTTGTACGCGGAAAAAAAGTCAAATATTCAAATATTAAAAGAGGCGATTTAGTATTCTTTGATACTTACAAAGTAAACGGTCATGTTGGAATTTATCTCGGGAATGGAGAGTTTTTAAATTGCCAAAATAGTTATGGTGTTAGCGTGGCAAAGATGAGTAATAGCTATTGGAAAAGTCATTTTAATGGGGTCGTCGTACGTATTACAGAGTAA
- a CDS encoding coiled-coil domain-containing protein, with protein MKIKFKTVGAKYKVSTGVIAMILLFFLSSRVIFDSPFEEENTKLNTPVSINNMTVEMTDRTYFSDNHMLEIDLMITDSLQDIPPKLDAIVKEKSNKRKKYHPEIIKIRDDFYVLFVRDIPEDWTAVSVQLTDENDEDSSSIGSSKKIYSSSADTKTKDVFVKRNQDYYEAKYIDLKIKNNKKLIQEEEKKQKEYAVEITQINSRISSLKEDKEYQIGKEKEETESQISSNESKISSKEEAIKTSKEMLGELEKRNELLKKRKSNLVIED; from the coding sequence GTGAAAATAAAATTTAAAACTGTCGGTGCAAAATATAAAGTTTCTACAGGTGTTATTGCCATGATCCTGCTGTTTTTCTTGTCCAGCAGGGTCATTTTTGATTCGCCGTTTGAAGAAGAAAATACAAAACTAAACACCCCCGTTAGTATAAATAACATGACTGTGGAAATGACGGATCGAACTTATTTTTCAGACAATCACATGCTTGAAATTGATTTGATGATCACAGATTCTCTACAAGATATTCCTCCAAAATTAGATGCAATTGTTAAGGAAAAATCAAATAAGAGAAAGAAATATCATCCCGAAATCATCAAGATTCGTGATGATTTTTATGTGTTGTTTGTAAGAGATATTCCGGAAGATTGGACAGCAGTTTCGGTTCAGCTGACTGATGAAAATGATGAAGATTCAAGCTCAATCGGGTCGAGCAAAAAGATATATTCCTCATCTGCAGATACGAAAACAAAGGATGTTTTTGTGAAAAGAAATCAGGATTATTATGAAGCAAAATATATCGATTTAAAGATCAAAAATAATAAAAAATTGATTCAAGAAGAAGAGAAAAAACAGAAAGAATATGCGGTTGAAATTACTCAAATAAACTCTCGAATCTCGTCTTTAAAAGAAGATAAGGAATACCAGATCGGTAAAGAAAAAGAGGAAACAGAATCACAAATTTCATCCAATGAAAGCAAAATTTCTTCAAAAGAAGAGGCAATAAAAACGAGCAAAGAAATGCTAGGTGAACTTGAAAAACGGAATGAATTATTGAAGAAAAGAAAGAGCAATCTCGTCATCGAAGACTAA
- the mobP2 gene encoding MobP2 family relaxase codes for MDSPGVVLVSKYVSGKSTKFSKYVNYINRDEAVRTEKFQTYNVNKLDGYNQYMGNPEKSSGIFTQHKDSLSPVEKNQLKEIFRQAQKNDSVMWQDVISFDNKWLEERGIYNSQTGWVNEGAIQNSIRKGMEVLLREEQLEQSGVWSAAIHYNTDNIHVHIALVEPNPTKEYGVFTNKKTGEVYQARRGNRKLKTLDKMKSKVANTLMDRDKELSKISQLIHDRIAPKGLKFQPRLDTYMTKMYNHIYENLPEDMRLWKYNNNALNNIRPEIDSVITMYIQKYHPEDYKELDQSLKEEMEFRKSVYGDGPKQVERYKEYRKNKHKELYTKLGNSMLKEMAEIRRRESQSKQMNRSGTYAPSSVSNRQWDTKGRRIKRSDINKIKHALDKDYQSMKNMRKYQQMQYEMEQSR; via the coding sequence ATGGATTCTCCTGGCGTTGTATTAGTCTCTAAATATGTGTCGGGCAAATCAACAAAATTTTCGAAGTATGTCAATTATATCAATCGTGATGAAGCCGTCCGAACGGAGAAATTTCAGACTTACAATGTAAATAAATTAGACGGATACAATCAATATATGGGGAACCCGGAAAAGAGCAGCGGGATCTTTACCCAGCACAAAGATAGCTTATCACCAGTAGAAAAAAATCAGCTGAAGGAGATTTTCAGACAAGCACAAAAAAATGATTCAGTCATGTGGCAAGATGTCATAAGTTTCGATAACAAGTGGTTAGAAGAACGCGGGATTTATAACTCGCAAACTGGCTGGGTCAATGAAGGGGCAATTCAAAACTCTATTCGAAAAGGAATGGAAGTTTTATTAAGAGAAGAGCAGCTTGAACAAAGTGGCGTTTGGTCCGCAGCCATACATTACAACACTGATAATATCCATGTCCACATTGCGCTAGTTGAACCCAATCCGACAAAAGAGTACGGCGTCTTTACGAACAAAAAAACAGGTGAGGTTTACCAGGCTCGGCGTGGGAATCGGAAATTAAAAACCCTGGATAAAATGAAAAGTAAGGTTGCAAACACCCTCATGGATCGGGACAAAGAACTTAGCAAAATATCACAGCTGATCCATGATCGTATTGCTCCTAAAGGACTTAAATTTCAGCCTAGATTGGATACATACATGACTAAGATGTATAACCATATCTACGAAAATCTGCCGGAAGACATGAGGCTGTGGAAATATAATAACAATGCTTTGAATAATATTCGGCCGGAGATAGACAGTGTGATTACGATGTACATTCAAAAGTATCATCCTGAAGACTATAAAGAGCTGGATCAGTCGTTAAAAGAAGAAATGGAATTCAGAAAATCAGTATACGGAGATGGACCAAAACAGGTAGAGAGATATAAAGAGTATAGGAAAAATAAACATAAAGAACTCTACACTAAATTAGGGAACTCCATGCTGAAGGAAATGGCCGAAATACGTAGGCGTGAGTCGCAATCAAAACAAATGAATCGCTCAGGTACCTATGCTCCTAGTTCAGTATCAAATAGACAATGGGATACAAAGGGTAGGCGCATAAAAAGATCAGATATCAATAAAATCAAGCACGCTTTAGATAAAGATTATCAGAGCATGAAAAACATGCGTAAGTACCAACAAATGCAGTATGAAATGGAACAGAGCCGGTAG
- a CDS encoding DUF3991 and TOPRIM domain-containing protein: MPRVSEDVIKQAAAVDIVGFCEANGYELVKLSDRWYQGAEHDSLMIDKEKNSFQWFSQGKNGNSIDFVRTFYGKSFRDAVSMLTEKDYKHTKEVKEQPQKEFVYDIVHDNSTEQVERYLTEERGIDKGIVNALIAKGLLRQDKRKNCVFVWGNTGKRVGADLQGTITMNKDGKRTTFKQIKPNSQRNYGFNVSLGVPKKLYFFEAPIDLLSYWTMYKDQLSNCRLISMNGVKKNTVFNLIKHTMKSRGVAPTEGVYFGVDNDHAGHKFMDEIRQYEFSVKGEEVKFHNLIPADNHIPKEYLELYQTYGSQYGVDWKYLAAIHKAETNLGNTNEITNGYGFGKYFGAKQLPSEKPYEIQVPIAIEEAARALKANTIDGKTDIGSVLKQDVKEVDLTNQVKMQQKVQLYYDNYNDLGYLPVEEVSKDWNDVLKVRRAASKHREKTHSQKQHRSKKNMLVRG; encoded by the coding sequence ATGCCTAGAGTAAGTGAAGATGTCATAAAACAAGCAGCTGCAGTTGATATTGTAGGCTTCTGTGAGGCCAATGGTTATGAGCTTGTTAAATTGAGCGATAGATGGTATCAGGGCGCTGAACACGATAGCTTAATGATTGATAAAGAGAAAAACAGCTTTCAGTGGTTTTCCCAGGGGAAGAACGGCAATTCAATTGATTTTGTTCGCACATTTTACGGAAAAAGCTTCCGTGATGCTGTATCAATGCTCACTGAAAAAGACTATAAGCATACAAAAGAAGTTAAAGAGCAGCCGCAAAAAGAATTCGTTTATGACATCGTTCATGATAACTCCACAGAACAAGTCGAACGTTACTTGACTGAAGAAAGAGGCATCGATAAAGGAATAGTAAATGCACTAATAGCGAAAGGATTACTGAGACAGGATAAAAGAAAAAACTGTGTGTTTGTTTGGGGGAATACAGGCAAGCGTGTAGGTGCCGATCTTCAGGGTACCATTACAATGAATAAAGACGGAAAGAGAACGACATTTAAACAAATTAAACCCAATTCTCAGCGGAATTATGGCTTTAATGTCTCATTAGGCGTCCCTAAAAAACTTTATTTTTTTGAGGCACCTATTGATCTGTTAAGTTATTGGACAATGTATAAAGACCAATTATCTAATTGCCGTCTCATTTCAATGAATGGAGTGAAGAAAAACACGGTTTTCAACCTGATAAAGCATACAATGAAATCCCGTGGTGTGGCTCCGACAGAAGGAGTATACTTCGGAGTTGATAATGACCATGCTGGCCACAAATTTATGGATGAAATACGACAATATGAGTTTTCTGTTAAAGGGGAGGAAGTCAAATTTCATAACTTAATCCCGGCAGACAATCATATTCCCAAAGAATATTTAGAACTGTATCAAACATACGGCAGCCAATATGGGGTCGATTGGAAGTACCTAGCTGCTATTCATAAAGCTGAAACGAACCTTGGAAATACAAATGAGATTACGAACGGTTATGGTTTTGGCAAGTATTTTGGTGCTAAACAGCTGCCTAGTGAAAAACCTTATGAGATCCAGGTGCCAATAGCAATAGAAGAAGCTGCCAGGGCGTTAAAAGCTAACACTATAGATGGAAAAACTGATATAGGATCAGTTTTAAAACAGGATGTAAAAGAGGTTGATCTGACTAATCAGGTGAAAATGCAACAGAAAGTACAACTTTATTACGACAACTATAATGATCTAGGATATCTGCCGGTGGAAGAGGTTTCTAAGGATTGGAATGATGTGCTGAAGGTCCGTAGAGCTGCTTCAAAACATCGCGAAAAAACACATTCTCAAAAGCAACATAGGAGCAAAAAAAATATGCTTGTTAGGGGGTGA
- a CDS encoding type II toxin-antitoxin system PemK/MazF family toxin, whose protein sequence is MAETDPKKLELGNIHLAITEFRDGTGRKARPVLVLGSKKSIEGAFEPEVLIGYITSNNNNKNFSKFKYPIADWKAAGLDKESWVVLQERELKWMNHEKDFLKHIGLLTERDTIGVLNKFMEVRELEQSLKQEAEKSKPQPRKGKMQVTIQENPTLKRSSPSAQRRNSRER, encoded by the coding sequence TTGGCTGAAACAGATCCAAAAAAATTAGAGCTAGGCAATATACATTTAGCGATAACTGAATTTAGAGATGGGACAGGTCGTAAAGCGCGGCCTGTCCTTGTTTTAGGTTCAAAGAAATCCATTGAAGGTGCTTTCGAGCCTGAAGTCCTGATCGGGTACATCACATCTAATAATAACAATAAGAATTTCTCCAAGTTTAAGTATCCGATTGCTGACTGGAAAGCAGCTGGTTTGGATAAGGAATCATGGGTTGTTTTGCAGGAACGGGAACTCAAATGGATGAATCACGAGAAGGATTTTCTTAAACACATCGGATTGCTGACGGAACGTGATACAATAGGCGTCCTGAATAAATTTATGGAAGTCCGAGAATTAGAACAGTCATTAAAGCAAGAGGCTGAAAAATCTAAGCCGCAACCTCGAAAGGGTAAGATGCAAGTGACTATTCAAGAGAATCCTACATTGAAGCGCAGTAGTCCAAGCGCACAACGAAGAAACAGCAGAGAACGGTAA
- a CDS encoding repressor of comK, with the protein MLTERQALQDRLEKIDKDEITLIKEYQKQRNQIFERLREIDREEYKNLPDLKQLASLEIHQKSKPERDIRKHVAVNILKVNPDGLSADELRSKIEKETNMQILNMTNFMRSIMEKNPSVKKPRRGYYRFEEM; encoded by the coding sequence ATGCTTACAGAAAGACAAGCGTTGCAAGATCGTCTGGAAAAAATAGACAAAGATGAAATCACTTTGATCAAGGAGTATCAGAAACAACGAAATCAGATTTTTGAGCGTCTTAGAGAAATCGATAGAGAAGAATATAAAAACCTTCCTGATCTTAAACAATTAGCCTCGCTAGAAATTCATCAAAAGTCAAAACCTGAAAGAGACATAAGAAAACATGTTGCCGTTAATATTTTGAAAGTCAATCCAGACGGTTTGTCTGCTGATGAACTTAGGAGTAAGATTGAGAAAGAGACAAATATGCAAATACTTAACATGACAAATTTTATGAGATCAATTATGGAGAAAAATCCTTCAGTAAAAAAACCACGAAGAGGTTATTATAGATTCGAAGAAATGTAA
- the ssb gene encoding single-stranded DNA-binding protein — MLNRVVLVGRLTKDPDLRYTPHGTPVVTFTLAVNRTFTNQSGQRDADFINCVAWRRTAENVANFLKKGSMAGVDGRLQTRTYDNNQGQRVWVTEVLADSVQFLESKNKNQNETNPGYDQGFKGQSNSREGFADVGVGRDPFTGGKPIDVSDDDLPF, encoded by the coding sequence ATGTTGAATAGAGTAGTTCTAGTAGGAAGATTAACAAAGGACCCTGATCTTCGGTATACCCCACATGGAACACCGGTCGTCACTTTTACTTTGGCTGTGAATCGTACATTTACAAACCAATCCGGTCAACGTGATGCAGATTTTATAAATTGTGTGGCATGGAGAAGGACAGCTGAGAATGTTGCTAATTTTTTAAAGAAAGGCAGTATGGCAGGAGTTGATGGCCGTCTTCAGACTCGCACTTATGATAATAACCAGGGGCAACGTGTTTGGGTAACTGAGGTGTTAGCTGATTCCGTTCAGTTTTTAGAATCCAAGAACAAGAATCAGAATGAGACCAACCCTGGATACGATCAAGGATTTAAAGGTCAAAGTAACAGCCGGGAAGGTTTTGCTGATGTTGGTGTGGGGAGAGATCCATTCACAGGTGGAAAGCCTATTGATGTTAGTGATGATGACCTTCCTTTTTAA
- a CDS encoding site-specific integrase, with protein MNLVEPIRNRKDIDNMKKLLYSMNERDAVYFIIGINTAFRISDLIHLKFKDVIDEKMKPLDYFELRETKTGKHNKIAMTKGVRKAIVQYVQHRYEGNLDHYLFTGQKSKDKPITRVTAWRNIKAAADTIGLKNIGTHSLRKTFGYHQYKNGTDITLLMDMFNHSSAGITLRYIGITQDQKDQAVKSLDL; from the coding sequence ATGAATTTAGTTGAACCGATCCGAAACAGAAAAGATATAGACAACATGAAAAAGCTACTTTATTCGATGAATGAACGTGACGCCGTATATTTCATTATCGGGATAAACACTGCTTTTCGGATTAGTGACTTAATTCATTTGAAATTCAAAGATGTTATTGACGAAAAAATGAAGCCCCTAGATTACTTTGAATTGAGAGAAACCAAAACAGGGAAACACAACAAAATTGCCATGACTAAAGGTGTTCGAAAAGCAATCGTTCAATATGTTCAGCACCGGTATGAAGGGAACCTTGACCATTACCTTTTCACCGGCCAGAAATCTAAAGATAAGCCGATTACCAGGGTGACTGCCTGGCGGAATATTAAGGCTGCAGCTGACACAATAGGCTTAAAAAACATTGGGACGCATTCATTGCGGAAAACCTTTGGTTATCATCAATACAAGAATGGAACTGATATTACGCTGCTGATGGATATGTTTAATCATAGTAGCGCGGGCATTACATTAAGATATATCGGAATTACACAGGACCAAAAGGATCAGGCTGTGAAGTCATTAGACTTATGA
- a CDS encoding DUF4062 domain-containing protein: MSSAYEESLKTPRKIIKKHLEECGHEVPIFEEEDFGTWKPDTMKHCIEVVEKSDIVILLINTKSGEEPELRWGNVTPTYLEFQEAWKKKKHILVFVNPDIKKRFFELKKDFDSLYNQYIEENHRPPDSPFDPFENWIASQDGMVKRHLEAADPFVWAFLYDIYIKRYWLYEFDYAQSEKEAKQIAQMISNSLKTVVDFIPRLDELTEIEEQQSYLVEYAEHTLTMLHQRNLILNKEQQDWSNFLKQGIEFLNHSYEIIQAKDTNPVVVNHINSCYAASLYSQDGETLRLVGKAGDITAPEVFALYEEGIHVVDAFNQGERLITYREDKKTFYITEAIDNFVLCLHFSLEEDWNVKRAEAYAQEVECAIMDKHQLYFEFLNLLIGGSTNE, encoded by the coding sequence ATCAGTTCAGCATACGAAGAGTCCTTAAAGACACCGAGAAAAATCATCAAAAAACACTTAGAAGAATGTGGCCATGAGGTACCCATCTTTGAAGAAGAAGATTTTGGAACATGGAAGCCGGATACAATGAAGCATTGCATCGAAGTAGTTGAGAAAAGCGACATTGTCATATTACTGATAAACACTAAATCAGGTGAAGAACCGGAATTAAGATGGGGGAATGTAACACCTACATACTTGGAATTCCAAGAAGCTTGGAAAAAGAAGAAGCACATTTTGGTTTTCGTAAATCCGGATATCAAAAAGAGGTTCTTTGAATTAAAAAAGGATTTTGACTCACTATATAACCAATATATTGAAGAGAACCATAGGCCGCCTGATTCACCCTTTGATCCTTTCGAAAACTGGATCGCCAGTCAGGATGGAATGGTTAAAAGACATTTAGAAGCTGCTGATCCTTTTGTTTGGGCATTTTTATATGACATATATATAAAAAGGTATTGGTTGTATGAATTTGATTATGCACAATCGGAAAAAGAGGCTAAACAAATTGCTCAAATGATCAGCAATTCTTTAAAGACGGTTGTTGACTTTATCCCTAGGTTAGACGAGTTAACTGAGATTGAAGAGCAGCAGTCATATTTAGTAGAATACGCCGAACACACCCTTACTATGCTCCATCAAAGAAATTTAATATTGAATAAAGAGCAACAAGATTGGTCAAACTTTTTAAAACAAGGGATTGAATTTCTTAACCACAGTTACGAAATCATACAGGCTAAAGATACAAACCCAGTAGTCGTTAATCATATCAATTCATGTTATGCTGCTTCGTTATATTCTCAGGATGGAGAAACATTAAGATTGGTCGGAAAAGCAGGAGATATAACAGCTCCGGAAGTATTTGCATTATACGAAGAGGGAATTCATGTTGTTGATGCCTTCAATCAAGGTGAACGATTAATTACTTACAGGGAAGATAAAAAGACATTCTACATCACTGAGGCCATTGATAACTTTGTTCTATGCCTTCATTTTTCACTTGAAGAGGATTGGAATGTAAAGCGTGCTGAAGCATACGCACAAGAGGTTGAATGTGCTATAATGGATAAACACCAACTCTATTTTGAATTTTTGAACTTGCTGATAGGAGGGAGCACTAATGAGTAG
- a CDS encoding ATP-dependent DNA ligase (catalyzes the ATP-dependent formation of a phosphodiester at the site of a single-strand break in duplex DNA), with protein MFISPMLLESTKEPFDDDSYISELKFDGIRIVLSKFNNHIKLYTRHNNEVSSKFPELLNLDVPDGTVLDGEIIVTGADGSPDFEAVMERFMSNKSPHKIVYCIFDVIYSNGQSIASNPLTQRKEVLKGLEINHPNAFVLEGIKGNGVSYFNMVKEKGLEGIVLKKANSVYEIGKRSKNWIKVINYDFTEVLIIGYTRKDIKFLLSYQDGTPAGMMEFMPKSERHKFHSMKKLKSETEDFVFVEPVSCKVKHRFMTKHGKLRLPSFVSWRE; from the coding sequence TTGTTTATATCCCCTATGCTGCTTGAATCCACAAAAGAACCATTCGATGATGATTCTTATATCAGTGAGCTTAAATTTGATGGTATACGGATTGTACTATCAAAATTCAATAATCATATAAAGCTTTATACACGTCACAACAATGAAGTTAGCAGCAAGTTTCCTGAGTTATTGAATTTAGATGTTCCTGACGGTACGGTGTTAGATGGCGAAATAATCGTAACCGGTGCCGATGGATCTCCTGACTTTGAGGCTGTTATGGAACGGTTTATGTCCAATAAGTCCCCACATAAGATCGTATATTGCATTTTCGATGTCATTTATTCAAACGGCCAATCCATCGCATCAAACCCACTAACGCAACGTAAAGAAGTGCTTAAAGGTCTTGAAATAAACCATCCGAATGCTTTTGTACTTGAAGGGATAAAAGGAAATGGTGTCTCCTATTTCAATATGGTTAAAGAAAAAGGATTAGAGGGCATCGTCCTAAAAAAAGCAAACTCAGTATATGAAATCGGAAAACGGTCTAAGAACTGGATTAAAGTCATTAATTATGACTTTACTGAAGTGCTGATAATCGGCTACACACGTAAAGATATAAAATTTCTGCTGTCTTACCAAGATGGCACGCCCGCTGGCATGATGGAATTTATGCCAAAGTCAGAGCGACATAAGTTTCATTCAATGAAAAAATTAAAGTCTGAAACTGAAGATTTTGTTTTTGTTGAACCTGTCTCGTGCAAAGTTAAACATCGTTTTATGACCAAACACGGGAAACTTCGTTTACCTTCATTCGTTTCTTGGAGAGAGTAA